From Chiloscyllium punctatum isolate Juve2018m chromosome 36, sChiPun1.3, whole genome shotgun sequence, the proteins below share one genomic window:
- the LOC140460243 gene encoding uncharacterized protein, whose protein sequence is MEKPEESRPVEKPWKYGDCGKGFHVPSVLEAHQCSHTGVRPFSCPECGKGFSSSSTLLRHRRVHTGERPFSCPECSKAFSNSSDLLKHQRVHTGERPFACSECGKGFSSSSALLTHRRVHTGEKPFSCPECGKAFTQAFSLLRHQSVHTGERPFTCPECGKGFSDSSALLTHRRVHTGEKPFSCPECGKAFTHASNLLTHRWVHTRDRPFSCPECGKAFSNFSHVLIHRRVHTGERPFACPECGKAFSNSSDLLKHQRVHTGERPFSCPECGKAFTQACNLQRHQRGHQCSQQSDSAGEAAVGHPQD, encoded by the coding sequence ATGGAGAAACCAGAGGAATCCCGCCCCGTGGAGAAACCTTGGAAGTatggcgactgtgggaaaggcttccatGTCCCGTCTGTCTTGGAGGCTCATCAGTGCAGTCACACTGGAGtcaggccattctcctgccctgagtgcgggaaggggttcagcagttcctccaccctgctgaggcaccgacgggtccacacaggggagaggcccttcagctgccctgagtgcagtaaggctttcagcaattcctctgacctaCTGAAACACCAACGGGTCCATACCGGGGAGAGACCATTCGCCTGCTCAGAGTGTGGTAAGGGATTCAGCAGTTCCTCCGCCTTGTTAACCCACCGGCgggttcacacaggggagaagcctttcagctgccctgagtgtgggaaggccttcacccaggccttttccctgctgaggcaccagagtgtccacacaggggagaggccattcacttgcccagagtgcgggaaggggtTCAGTGATTCCTCCGCCTTGCTGACCCACcgacgggtccacacaggggagaagcctttcagctgccctgagtgtgggaaggccttcacccatgcctccaacctgctgacccaccggtggGTCCATACCAGGGACAGGCCATTCagttgccccgagtgtgggaaggccttcagcaatttctcCCACGTGCTGatccaccggcgggtccacaccggggagaggccattcgctTGTCCTGAGTGCggaaaggccttcagcaattcctctgacttactgaagcaccagcgggttcacactggggagaggcccttcagctgtcctgagtgcgggaaggccttcacccaGGCCTGCAACTTGCAGAgacaccagcgggggcaccagtgctcccaacaatcgGATTCTGCCGGTGAGGCTGCTGTGGGtcacccccaggactga